In the Plasmodium chabaudi chabaudi strain AS genome assembly, chromosome: 13 genome, one interval contains:
- a CDS encoding inner membrane complex protein, putative, with translation MSIFSKSTCLACNSCKCSCDQNGDIKITQRTYTYNELDDLCTREDTTTFPCIPTERIILKSDGSSQLYYHQIDNEFYAKNILHDVPLISYAQGPFFEKINYGTNKNYSLPTLTYVSDPIYIRRTQKCAISKIADCVCPQECKCD, from the exons atgagTATATTTAGCAAGTCTACATGCTTAGCATGTAATTCATGTAAATGCTCTTGTg atCAAAACGGTGACATTAAAATTACTCAACGGACATATACTTACAATGAATTAGACGATCTTTGCACCAGGGAAGATACAACCACATTCCCTTGTATTCCAACTGAACggattattttaaaatcgGATGGAAGTTCTCAACTATACTACCATCAAATAGACAATGAGTtttatgcaaaaaatatactacATGATGTTCCTTTAATAAGTTATGCTCAAGGTCCATTTTTtgagaaaataaattatggaactaataaaaattatagttTACCAACTTTAACATATGTAAGTGAtccaatatatataagacGAACACAAAAATGTGCTATATCAAAAATAGCTGATTGTGTATGCCCTCAAGAATGCAAATGtgattaa
- a CDS encoding ABC transporter B family member 2, putative, whose translation MDVSNYEYVRHLWIQNELRKKKSNQRFAIYHIIDMLILIVAFLGCYKFNSSYSYQNERARFYNFCSTLVDMIILGGIRIAYTIFSLIANSKIYDLQGLKKLFNCGNNFTGIFIIIMCLKMINFTYYMDMSINPNERADLCVVIFRAILITYNLISATCYYFYHRYIYIINKKNIIAKIELKKILLKDMDDNENIVLGIHCDNKSLKYSSSLSHHNEINTTCSNHDIEMNNENKRLGSSTKEQDISSTNDMSYNKLNDSDDLSKSDKNKKLEKMIKEKAISIDELEVDKSIKDDLLKNNIRLSISSHCNYRKQNSKKKKLKEGHSSTSFDEPNDSESETMKNIAFLENNFDYTEFKNILLPYLWPSRRIDLKGNSLILRTYVLFIFILIIVSKIFSVVSPIYLGLASNEVLNKNYYNSIYYLGLYSIFFFFSKFLKEISAVLYSHVKQSAFIELQQSIFHKFHNLSYEWFSNKNSGGIMRIVDRGTESTNNLMNSFIVYVIPAAIEGVVTCIIFIFKYKNGLLGSILVLGLTTYIYATIKITKWRKKIRTKVNKMDNLYHGIAHDSLDNYENVKYFNNEDFEIKKFCSALSNFNRYNIQILNSLGLLNVVQQFILNATLFFTLFCAVDMILYKGEDSGIFISVVVYISNVFAPLTILGTLYSTIVKSYTDIYDLTDALKDKIPVADDTGLESFSLTSHEKKFGVNIEFSDVNFSYPKQSNRRILKSVNFFIPSGTTCALVGHTGSGKSTIAKLLYRFYDAEGDIKIGGKCVNNYNRKSIRSIIGIVPQDTVLFNETIKYNILYGKLDATEEELIKATKSAQLYDFIEALPKKWDTVVGNKGMKLSGGERQRIAIARCLLKDPKIVIFDEATSSLDSKTEYLFQKAVEDLRKNRTLIIIAHRLSTISSAESIILLNKGKIVERGTHKDLIKLNGEYAEMWNMQSGGNDAS comes from the coding sequence atggatGTATCAAACTATGAGTACGTAAGACACCTTTGGATTCAGAATGAATTACGAAAAAAGAAATCAAATCAAAGATTTGCAATATATCACATAATAGATATGCTCATCCTTATAGTGGCATTTCTGGGTTGTTACAAGTTTAATTCCTCTTACTCTTATCAAAATGAAAGGGCTagattttataatttttgtagTACATTAGTTGATATGATTATTTTGGGGGGGATAAGAATAGCTTAcacaatattttcattaattgcgaattcaaaaatatatgactTACAaggattaaaaaaattatttaattgtgGAAACAATTTTACaggaatatttataattataatgtgTTTGAAGATGATTAATTTTACTTATTATATGGACATGAGCATAAATCCAAATGAACGTGCTGATTTGTGTGTGGTAATTTTTCGAGCTATACTTATAACATATAACCTTATTTCAGCTacatgttattatttttaccatagatatatatacattataaataaaaaaaatataatcgCCAAAATagagttaaaaaaaatattattaaaggATATGGATGATAATGAAAACATTGTATTAGGTATTCATTGTGACAACAAGTCACTTAAATATAGTTCTTCTTTATCACACCACAACGAAATAAATACCACATGTAGTAATCATGATATAGAAatgaataatgaaaataaacgATTAGGGAGTAGTACAAAAGAACAAGATATATCATCAACTAATGATAtgtcatataataaattgaaTGATTCAGATGATTTAAGCAAaagtgataaaaataaaaaattggaaaaaatgattaaaGAAAAAGCTATATCCATTGATGAGTTAGAAGTTGATAAATCAATTAAAgatgatttattaaaaaataatataagacTATCTATTAGTAGTCATTGTAATTATAGAAAACAAAacagtaaaaaaaaaaaacttaaaGAAGGACATTCAAGTACATCTTTTGATGAACCTAATGATAGTGAAAGTGAAACTATGAAGAATATTGCATTTTTAGAGAACAATTTTGATTATAcagaatttaaaaatattttattaccgTATTTATGGCCTAGTAGAAGAATAGATTTAAAAGGAAATAGTTTAATTTTACGAACCTAtgtattattcatatttattttaattatagtTTCCAAAATTTTTAGTGTTGTATCACCAATTTATCTTGGATTAGCATCTAATGAAgtgttaaataaaaattattataattctaTATACTATTTAGGATTATAttccattttcttttttttttcaaaatttttaaaagaaatatctGCTGTATTATATTCTCATGTAAAACAGTCTGCATTTATAGAACTTCAGCAATCgatatttcataaatttcATAACTTGTCTTATGAATggttttcaaataaaaattcaggAGGAATAATGAGAATCGTTGATAGAGGAACCGAAAGtacaaataatttgatGAACTCTTTTATTGTATATGTAATACCTGCAGCTATTGAAGGTGTAGTAacatgtattatttttatattcaaatataaGAATGGATTATTAGGTAGCATATTAGTTTTAGGGTTaacaacatatatatatgctacaataaaaataacgaaATGGCGTAAGAAAATACGAACGAAAGTAAACAAAATGGATAACCTATATCATGGTATAGCTCATGATTCATTagataattatgaaaatgtaaaatattttaataatgaagattttgaaataaaaaaattttgtagtgcattatcaaattttaatagATATAATATTCAGATTCTAAACAGCTTAGGACTATTAAATGTTGTACaacaatttattttgaatgCAACATTATTCtttactttattttgtgCTGTGGATATGATTCTATATAAAGGTGAAGATAGtggaatatttattagtgttgttgtatatatatccaaCGTATTTGCGCCCTTAACTATTTTAGGAACCTTATATTCTACTATAGTTAAATCTTATACAGATATATATGACTTAACGGACGctttaaaagataaaatacCAGTTGCAGATGATACAGGTTTAGAATCATTTTCTCTTACATctcatgaaaaaaaatttggtGTAAATATCGAATTTTCAGATGTAAATTTTAGTTACCCAAAACAATCAAATCGTAGAATATTAAAATCTGTAAATTTCTTTATTCCATCTGGTACAACATGTGCATTAGTTGGGCATACGGGTTCAGGTAAATCAACAATTgcaaaattgttatatcGTTTTTATGATGCTGAAGGGGATATTAAAATAGGTGGAAAATgtgttaataattataatagaAAATCTATAAGAAGTATTATCGGAATAGTACCACAAGATActgtattatttaatgaaacaatcaaatataatatcttATATGGCAAATTAGATGCAACAGAAGAGGAATTAATTAAAGCTACAAAGTCTGCTcaattatatgattttatAGAAGCTCTTCCTAAGAAATGGGATACAGTTGTTGGAAATAAAGGAATGAAATTATCTGGTGGTGAAAGACAAAGAATAGCTATTGCCAGATGTTTATTAAAAGATCctaaaattgttatttttgatGAAGCTACAAGCTCATTAGATTCTAAAACAGAATACTTATTTCAAAAAGCTGTTGAAgatttaagaaaaaatagaacTCTCATAATTATCGCTCATCGACTTAGTACCATATCTTCAGCAGAATCAATTATATTACTAAATAAAGGAAAGATTGTAGAAAGGGGAACCCATAAAGATTTAATTAAACTTAATGGTGAATATGCAGAAATGTGGAATATGCAATCTGGTGGGAACGATGCTAGCTGA
- a CDS encoding mitochondrial ribosomal protein S14 precursor, putative — translation MAARDPGPYLNQVPLGFPSYNRNVYRDILARRAFMESEVNTRVYKNIFENLGFKGHIRINNKVGINRIRMRCIQGGYSRGIYKFTRMAKMAFFQTAREGWLKKYGYRPDLFR, via the exons ATGGCAGCACGAGACCCAGGACCATATTTAAACCAAGTACCTTTAGGATTTCCTAGTTATAACAGAAATGTTTATAGAGATATTTTAGCAAGACGAGCTTTTATGGAATCCGAAGTAAATACTAGagtttataaaaacattttcgAAAATTTGGGATTTAAAGGGCATATAAGAATAAACAATAAA gTAGGAATTAATCGAATACGTATGAGGTGTATACAAGGAGGATATTCACGaggaatttataaatttactAGGATGGCAAAAATGGCTTTTTTTCAAACAGCTAGAGAAGGGtggttaaaaaaatatggttaTAGACCTGACTTGTTCAGATAA
- a CDS encoding calponin homology domain-containing protein, putative has product MNNEMKIGKEELIKWVKTVLKKPNFEFSNLKDGDIYLELFEYIWPHVMKKYKSCIYINPINDINKKKNWNLIKTILNNVNIDINFINYDEICKNNFIECYQSLIILYFLYFLVKNKECDFILAYPINKELTNFMSSEKPLNCLVNSKSVKLSECVINNLHHSQLNNMVDTQMDHLYTNHINYMNNFNNNKSEKTILNSNIFTKNNEIQISSNPIFNPDFMHSQKSEIAKSFYSQELKKIEDYTTQQKIKEKFVTSIGHNYSTHKSKQNNPCNDNLFFYNPLKNFEKSSTISNLSSSSEQTDVTPEKSVNHSDQTKGSLLMEKIYYNETKENEKKITPLHNFNDIEQIPKSNFFKYFNIGQHIEEGNKNSNLILQNLEPPFPASTESSPLSNLSRLDNLKKGNKLNLGSHKMNNTNQFSSKIDASSQTNQNGISNVLLTTDEMNNLEAVWAKGSNDGDKVQSYHFIEYLKRQIKIYKKELDIKTNELELTKKIHEKEIKDIKETHNVDLLNLKEKHDNEILYLKNQNIEKIISIKKKFEHKLNNIEDDLLLDLDVLIFENHNIIDSSENAKKSLPKTQIANQLNKFPIHSNVDNFYYIDNQFEQSDELTKTDNDEKDNNNMGSKNLLLNFTGSSEDRQNEIKECNDIVKVNKTIQMSIKKIKHLVREKNKENKINNEYINNQIVNLKNMIKNCNIEKIKNYNNIKQNKEIFQELLNYIEEILTKNVDAFSDTDKEESYLKQIKNSIYNIIKNKKYDIKNDEICKLLDKSIITRLIIHIIFFLVKEQIKTQHIKLNMMKSISVNEYAHVETNMGKKIKVFETVEEQKANLNSEQINIPNSNTTTLPSNEIIKYEKEIEKYEKIKNLEKKTKKLLSINEYYKKKLEHTEIWKKSIENFKKKFAHEKEDNAIKPPQDGTKSNETDETDKNNADKLDSAERPFAEFPKFYLKIFEEKYESDAELMFLLKKLDRCDNESDELNIFDNNTTEIYNKINNLDEETNAIIDSDIFLNKNKIEIDKLSETDNMKVLDWEQNGSEKIKKKLTYLFWKMLGDIYKYRNIIEEAFNYVNNLNIKFNHYILENAERFKTSKNDFESFKQKNINLYLSDKYKLRKKIAIEKLNANLYKDKYVDLLNKWQAERKKYIFLINSCHENESVKYKYTINQLKDVYFNLKKYQIREKKWNQLAKLLATQINAPSIQIEHMIKDVWVEMMATASSENEPGNETENGIANESNCALIKKQTNSNPSHHTETEQDETNNDTYLLSLLENTTQKGDLLKDTETPKKDKVKTTKLVALSGKVTNKNNNKTNKQKHNSNQISTNKTNIINKKKSFFKVNNYNEQLNFYKYDFNTCLQNIKNNKMYDLSSESEEDSLGICSDIKLANIEHCLNNVSQNDHLNIYSNERNISKTIYESSDLTNLSNEKEGGGNIIFMLSKMAKESCIMFQNILNIKEGELKEKEEKIVNLEQQILELKQKNSHDCNNFQRLEDEQQNCEDQLSLLRNTIKNLNNQILLLNKEKLYLQINYLEKQKELEILITKYKNIFTQIKQNIQNYPLVLYLLEVLDETSSLKSQTNNVNPQKVDDDVDKGNAQFSFQADITNSKTLVNFSNFTSPIFDEQTGHLPNSSLNPDPYNY; this is encoded by the coding sequence atgaataacGAAATGAAAATAGGAAAAGaggaattaataaaatgggTTAAGACAGTATTAAAGAAACcaaattttgaatttaGTAATTTAAAGGATGGAGATATTTATTTAGAgctttttgaatatatatggcCACatgttatgaaaaaatataaaagttgtatttatattaatcctataaatgatataaataaaaaaaaaaattggaatttaataaaaactattttaaataatgtaaatatagatattaattttattaattatgatgaaatatgtaaaaataattttatagaaTGTTATCAATccttaattatattatattttttatattttcttgtcaaaaataaagaatgtGATTTCATTTTAGCATAtccaataaataaagaactAACGAATTTTATGTCAAGTGAAAAACCATTGAACTGTTTAGTAAATTCAAAAAGTGTAAAACTTTCTGAATGTGTAATAAACAATTTGCACCACTCTCAATTAAATAACATGGTAGACACCCAAATGGATCATCTTTACACAAAccatattaattatatgaataactttaataataacaaatcAGAAAAAACAATCTTAAATTCaaacatatttacaaaGAATAATGAAATCCAAATTAGTAGTAACCCCATTTTTAACCCCGATTTTATGCACTCTCAAAAAAGTGAAATAGCAAAATCCTTTTATTCACAagagttaaaaaaaattgaagatTATACAActcaacaaaaaataaaagaaaaatttgtAACAAGCATAGGTCATAATTATTCTACACATAAGTCTAAACAAAATAACCCATGCAATGAtaatctatttttttataatcccttaaaaaattttgaaaagaGTAGCACCATATCGAATCTATCTAGCTCTAGTGAACAGACCGACGTCACACCAGAAAAAAGTGTAAACCATTCTGACCAGACGAAAGGCAGCTTattaatggaaaaaatatattacaacgaaacaaaagaaaacgaaaaaaaaataacccCTCTAcacaattttaatgatataGAACAAATTCCTAAaagcaatttttttaaatactttAATATTGGACAACATATTGAAGAGGGaaacaaaaatagtaaTTTGATTCTACAGAATCTAGAACCACCTTTCCCAGCATCTACCGAATCATCACCATTATCAAATTTGTCAAGGCTAGACAATCtgaaaaaaggaaataaactTAACTTAGGATCtcacaaaatgaataacaCAAACCAATTTAGTAGCAAAATTGATGCTTCATCACAAACCAATCAAAATGGTATTtcaaatgttttattaactACAGATGAAATGAATAACCTTGAAGCTGTGTGGGCAAAAGGTAGCAACGATGGGGACAAAGTACAATCATATCATTTTATAGAGTACTTGAAaagacaaataaaaatatataaaaaggaattagatataaaaacaaatgaattagaattaacaaaaaaaatacatgaaaaagaaattaaagATATTAAAGAAACACATAATgttgatttattaaatttaaaagaaaaacatgATAAcgaaattttatatttaaaaaatcaaaatatagaaaaaataatttctataaaaaaaaaattcgaacataaattaaataatatagaggATGATTTACTTCTAGATTTAGATGttcttatttttgaaaaccACAATATTATAGATTCGTCTGAGAATGCTAAAAAAAGTCTACCTAAGACACAAATTGCTAaccaattaaataaatttcctATCCATTCCAATGTAGATAACTTCTACTATATAGACAACCAATTTGAACAGAGTGATGAACTAACTAAAACTGATAATGAcgaaaaagataataataatatgggCTCGAAAAATTTACTTCTTAATTTTACAGGCAGTAGTGAGGACAgacaaaatgaaataaaagaatgtAATGACATTGTAAAGGTAAACAAAACTATTCAAATgtctattaaaaaaataaaacatttagTTAGGGAAAagaataaagaaaataaaataaataatgaatatataaataatcaaattgtgaatcttaaaaatatgataaaaaattgtaatatagaaaaaataaaaaattataataatataaaacaaaataaagaaatctTTCAAGaacttttaaattatatcgAAGAAATActaacaaaaaatgttgaTGCATTTTCTGATACAGATAAAGAAGAATcctatttaaaacaaattaaaaatagtatatataatataataaaaaataaaaaatatgatatcaaaaatgatgaaatatgTAAACTGCTAGATAAAAGCATTATCACACGtcttattattcatataatattttttctcgtTAAAGAACAGATAAAAACACAAcacataaaattaaatatgatgaaaagCATATCAGTAAATGAGTATGCACATGTTGAAACAAATATgggcaaaaaaataaaagtatttGAAACTGTAGAAGAACAGAAAGCTAATCTCAATTctgaacaaataaatattccaaATAGTAATACTACTACATTGCCAAGcaatgaaataattaaatatgaaaaggagattgaaaaatatgaaaaaataaaaaatttagaaaaaaaaactaaaaaattattatctattaatgaatattataaaaaaaagttagaGCACACtgaaatatggaaaaagtCCAtcgaaaattttaaaaaaaaattcgcTCATGAAAAAGAAGACAATGCTATAAAACCACCACAGGACGGAACTAAATCAAACGAAACTGACGAAACTGATAAAAACAATGCTGATAAATTGGATTCAGCAGAACGCCCCTTTGCAGAGTTCCCCAAATTTTATCTAAAAATATTCGAAGAGAAATATGAGAGTGATGCTGAATTGATGTTTCTTTTAAAGAAGTTAGATAGATGTGATAATGAGTCAGATGaacttaatatttttgataataacaCAACAGAGATAtacaacaaaattaataatttagatGAAGAAACAAATGCAATAATTGATagtgatatttttttaaataaaaacaaaatagaGATAGACAAATTAAGTGAAACAGACAATATGAAAGTATTAGATTGGGAACAGAATGGTtctgaaaaaataaaaaaaaagcttacttatttattttggaaAATGCTAggagatatatataaatatagaaatattattgaaGAGGCATTTAattatgttaataatttaaacataaagtttaatcattatattttagaaaatgCGGAACGATTTAAAAcatcaaaaaatgattttgaaagttttaaacaaaaaaatattaatttatacttatccgataaatataaattaagaaaaaaaattgctatagaaaaattaaatgcaaatttatataaagacAAATATGTAGATTTATTAAACAAATGGCAAGctgaaagaaaaaaatatatcttcCTTATTAACAGTTGTCATGAAAATGAAagtgtaaaatataaatacactATTAACCAATTGAAGGATGtctattttaatttaaaaaaatatcaaataagagaaaaaaaatggaaccAACTAGCTAAATTGCTGGCGACCCAAATTAATGCACCCTCCATTCAGATCGAGCACATGATTAAAGATGTCTGGGTCGAAATGATGGCCACAGCCAGTTCGGAAAATGAGCCAGGGAATGAAACAGAAAATGGGATCGCTAATGAATCAAACTGTGCACTTATCAAAAAGCAAACTAATTCCAATCCTTCCCACCACACAGAGACAGAACAAGATGAAACCAACAACGACACGTATTTGCTTTCCCTACTTGAAAATACAACACAAAAAGGAGACTTACTAAAAGATACAGAGACGCCAAAAAAGGATAAAGTAAAAACAACAAAATTAGTTGCATTGTCTGGAAAagtaacaaataaaaataataacaaaacaaataaacaaaaacatAATTCTAATCAAATAAGTACGAACAAAactaatataataaataaaaaaaaatcattttttaaagtaaataattataatgaacaattgaatttttataaatatgactTTAATACTTGtctacaaaatattaaaaataataagatgTATGATTTATCTTCGGAAAGTGAAGAAGATAGCTTAGGCATATGTAGCGACATAAAGCTAGCTAATATAGAACATTGCTTAAATAATGTTTCACAAAATGACcatttgaatatttatagtaATGAACGTAATATAAGCAAAACAATTTATGAATCAAGTGATTTGACGAATTTGagtaatgaaaaagaaggaggtggaaatataatttttatgttaagCAAAATGGCAAAGGAGTCTTGTATTAtgtttcaaaatattttaaatataaaagaaggTGAGTTAAAAGAGAAAGAAGAAAAGATTGTAAATTTAGAACAACAAATTTTAGAATTGAAACAGAAAAATAGTCATGACTGTAACAATTTCCAACGTTTAGAAGATGAACAACAAAATTGTGAAGATCAACTTAGCTTGTTAAGAaatactataaaaaatttaaataatcaaattctacttttaaataaagaaaaattatatttacaaattaattacctagaaaaacaaaaagaattagaaattttaataacaaaatataaaaatatttttacccAGATCAAgcaaaatattcaaaactATCCCCtcgttttatatttattagaaGTATTAGATGAAACAAGCAGTTTGAAAAGTCAGACAAATAACGTCAATCCTCAAAAAGTCGATGATGATGTAGATAAAGGGAATGCACAGTTTTCTTTCCAAGCAGACATAACAAATTCGAAGACCTTAGTTAACTTTTCCAATTTTACAAGTCCTATTTTTGATGAACAAACTGGACATCTCCCCAATTCGAGTCTAAACCCGGATCCCTACAATTATTAA